Within Pygocentrus nattereri isolate fPygNat1 chromosome 17, fPygNat1.pri, whole genome shotgun sequence, the genomic segment CAAGGCAAGGCTCAAAATGAAGAAACTGGGGGTTATGTTATGGCCTACTAACAGCCCAGATCTGAATCCCTTAACTCAAATGCTGAGGGGGGAATTTAAAAGGGCTGCACACGCAAGAAATCTCTCAGTCATTGCACAGTTGAAGGAATTCTGCAAAATGGGTAAAAAATCCTCCAATTAAATGTCAGAAAGTTATACGAAGCACCTGCATAAATTTGTTTCTATTGAAAGGGGCAGTGAAAAAAGATTTCTTCACGTCTTCATAAGTATGTTTAAATGaggagactttttttttaccttcacTCAAGTATATTTTTGCAGCATATTTCCACTTTTAAGATTTTGACACAGTACCTCAAATTTCACAtagtttgtttttccatgtttttcatCAGATTGAAATGAGTGATTTTAAGGATGACAACAcagagtaatattttacttgaaCCATACTACATGATATTGACATAATCAATCCATCCAGTAAAACAACAGCATCATAACACAATCACCATTAACAGTCATGACAATTGCATACATTTCATCATGAAAGCTTATGTCACATGCGAGCTTTTGCTAAGTGGGCTATATTTAGCCATTAAGACACCAAACATTATAACATCTGTCAAGTTCTCTCAAAATCTCTCAACCTTATGTTGTCTCTCAAAACTCTCAATAGCCGATGCCAGTAATATGACCcttttatattactgaacatgACAACTCATGACAGCGTGTAACATCTGCCATTACATGTTCATGGCGTGGTTATATCAGTGTGATGTAGCAAGTGTTACCCAACgcttttaaacatttacaagaTGCCAGCATCAAAGTTGTTACTTCAACACATCTAGTGTTCTAGTATTCTAGAATATTCTAGTGTGAATATTCAGATATTGGTCAGTTTTTACTGATGGTGGTGATGTCATAATCAGTAAACATATCCACTGTGAATGTTGTTTAATCCACAGTTTAAATCTTTGACATTTGTGATCTACAGCTCAGCACTGCTTataacaacacattctctgttttcTGATGGGTGTTTTCTTCCTCTGGAatcagtctctttctctttctcttgatgCTCACTGGTAACCTCAACTGCAGAGCCCATTCGTCCCTCCTCATCAAAATCTGCAGCCTGGTTGTCATACCCTCCCTCTCCACTCACTGATTCAGGACTTGAGTTTGGTGTAGGGACGGCATTGAACATGATGAAGCCCACGGTGATCACCACTAACGACACAATGTAGAGTCCTGAGAACTGAGAAGGAACCAGGCATAGAACTGAGGTCAGTGTGTTCATTTGTATTGGCACATGCAGAAAACAGCCCACAATGGCTATGACCTGTTCACTGTTTAGATCACTTGTACGGGAGTAAATTTTTTAAAGAGGAAAATATCCCGACCGCTTATACACTCTTTCACTGTAATATATAGACTGTAAACCTCCaatcactggtgtcactcaccAATATGAAACTTTAAATTTCTTaacattaacaataaaaataataggtGCTATTTTTTCTTGGTGTCGTTTATTTGCTATATTATTGTCTTagagtttttttatttgaccttttttcttaccctacttttttatttttttattactgatcTGCTTAATAGTTTTATTCGATTGTTCTGATTTGTGGGCGGCCTTTTTGTGTGATATCATTTACTAGTCATTCAATTTACAGTCAATCATTTAATTACACAGTGCTTCTGATTTTGGGTATATAATCACTTCAGCTGTGGTTTTGACCCtttcaaacacagcaaaaaattgTTTCCCCAATTTTTCAGTCCAGTTCCACCCGTTAGCTCTTCCTATTATGCAATGCTGCTAAGCTGGGTGTGTCCTTTGAGAAGACATTCAGAAGAAAGCTTATACATTAACAAAATAATCAACCGTTGACAGGTCACGATGATCTGACACTGATATGAGACCTTCACTTAAGACTGTTCAGTCTTACATACTACACAGAATGTATATTGATCCTTCCATCAGTAAAAACAATTGCCCTCATCAAGATTACTATTTATAGGTGTCAGATTTACCCTCCACTTACTGAGTACTGGAAAAGGAACAGGCCACAGAACAGACTGAACAGGTCAGCAGTGAGCAGAGAGAGGTTTACAGCTGTAGCGCTGGTCAGCTTCATCACCATGGGCATGCAGCTGTAGAGTGTGTACATGCACAGAGTAAACCCACTCAGTACTACagctgagaagagaagagaacaccAACCAAACCAACCAAACCATTAGTTTTAAATTTGTAGGACAAATTTAAAACATAGAATGACATTATAAGACGGGTTTCTTGCTTATGATGACACGAAAATAATAGATTACGCTTAATCAGTCAATGTAGAACGCTTACCGATTTGCCATGTCCACTGAATACTTGCCAGCTGCACATGCTCTAAAACAGCACTGTAATGAAAAAGGGAACATACCGTCGTATACAAACGTTTGatcactcctggtcaaattacatgttttgttgattttttaagtaaACATTAGTGAACATATTCACCACAGAGGACATAtctaaatgtggcatttttgtgcacattttaatggacattttctatttatttctatttatttgctgactttaacatatttgaaaaaataaaacataaaatatgaaatgtgccataactttccATAAGCCACAACTACTTTATATTTTTCCttcatatgttaaattcagcaaataaacagtaattgctcatcaaaatgtgcaaaaatatgTTGTGTGTTGATGAtattacttattttcacatagaagaCCAGTAAAACGTGCAATTTGAaccattaaatattttaaaccatatgcttattattcaattattaatctTGTTGCTTAGCTAATCTTACTTATCATTTATTAATTACTATGAAGTAATAGGTAAGTACAATTTTGGGCCAATTTACAGGTTCCATAGAGTTTAAGGAGTTAATTACAATGTGTAACTCCTTAAATACCAAGGAATTATCACACTCTTATAACAACATAACACctatattagtttcatagccTTAAGAAGCCTAAATAAGTCAAATAAATGGAGTTTGAAAGGTTTAAGTATGTTTGCTGTGTCCACTGTTTAAAATTAGACATCATATTCAGGCCTACTGTCTTATATAACATGATTGGATGCAGTAGTTTCTTCATGAATGACTGAAAAGATGCACAACATGTACTATGACACGCAAACAGATATACACCTAAATAAGTCTCACAGCTGTATGCCACTGATCAGTGTCCCAAACAGGCCCAGCATGCCCAGAAACTCCACCCTGCTTTGGTTCTTCACCGTGTACTCCTGACACACGTTGGACACAGCATACAGAGTGGCACTGAGGATAACCAGGCCGTCTCCCAGCAGGATGTTACCGGCTGTTGGCACAGAGGTGAAATAtggtgaaaatgtttgtttcagtTCCTTACAATGGACTAAAGTAGAATGTCAAGGGCTTCATCATCACTTCAGTATTTGTGTGCACTGTCCCATCCTGCTTCATTGctcttttgttttgtgtattATTGTGTATGCCTTGCACCAATGAGAGCTGTATGAAGGCTTTTCATTCTGGTGTCTTGGTATAATGACAGTACAACTGAAATGAATTCAATTGGTTTACTGACACTGCCTTTTAATTAGACGTGTTGATACACATATTTTTAGGTTCCAAACAGTTTTCAATTCTGAGGGCCAGATGTCCTAAATCGTGATCTTATAAAGCAGTGCCACTGAgctataaataatgtaaaaataataggACACACCCAGATGCATAGTTTtgatcactgacagtggtttctGTGTACTTAGAGAACATGTACTCACAGGGTGTATTCTAGGCAtcaatttaatatttttcaatacTGTGTGAAAAATGTTACACCTTTCAGTATAAAAGGGCAAAACTAGAGTTTACTCTTATTTCTGTTGTTTGCATGATCCATTTTCTCCACTAACTGAACTGATGAAAGTCACTACAGTTTTGCGGATGCAAAAAAATATTCAGCAACCTAGCTGCTTTCCTTCTGTGTTTCAAAATGTCCCACCCTCAGAAATCCACCTCAAACAgttgtcatttttcaggttcCTTCCACCTTTAGAATATGttatcatcagaagggggtctTCCAagtttttaaactgaaatttcTCACTTTGACAACTTCTGTGGCACCACTGTATGTAGTGAGTAAGCATgattacaacagatgtagctatagtcatattttttattttggctggaGTGTCCTGTTAACATATTGTTACTCATATagcaaaaactttttaaaaataaaatctacacTGTAAACTTAAACTAGTTGactttactttaaaaaacatgcaaacttaTTGAAGTCAATACTTAAcaggtaaaatattaaataacttCATATATGAGTTATGATTACTTTCTAGTTTTCACTGATCCACACTTTTGCACCAAGTAAGTTTAACCCAAATAGCCCATTAATGATAAATTCCTTCCACTGAGCTGAAAGTACCCTACATTTTCAAGTTCTGCTTATCTTTGAATGACTTACATAAACTTGTCAAATATTCTTTCTTGTGTAAAATATTTTGCAACTAAATGGGCTGGTTCTTACTGTAACAAGCAAATGTCTTAGATAAGACTAGAATCATCCACTTCTGAGGACTCATAGTCATATTGTGAGGATTAATAGCTTAATGTACATTTGCAGTTTTAGAGGCATTCATGATGATAATCTAAAATGGTaaacctgaaaacaaaacaccatcatggtgAGAAGAACAAAACCATGTAAAATGCATCCAACCATCACATTTATTAGAGTGTGATATGACCCAAAGGGAATAATATTCAGTCTGAAAGACTTATCCAAATGAAGTGATCCTAACTAGATTTACCTTAATGACTTATACAGAGTTATACAAGTTATAGTATGTGTTACTAAATTTGAATTAGTCATTTTAACTAATAAGTAAATTAAACCAAATGATGAAGTTGTGTTGTTATTGTCAAAGTGTTAACAATAACAacgttgctaagcaatgactggATCTTTTTATCAGTAGTAAAACAATGTGTCCTCACTTGACCCTTGGTCCCGGCCTGCGAGGAGATCAGCTCCAACCATGGCTCCCACAccagccaaacacacacatacagccacATAGTGAATTATTCTGTAGCGCGCCTTCAGGAAGAACCAGGACAGGATCATGAGCACTGGGATGATAAAGCAGTCCAAGAGCTGAAACACAGTAAAGTAGTCATGTTAGTCACAAACTCTTGCttatatttcacacacacaaatggaaTAAGTTGTAAGTGAATTGTGACATTACTTCCATTCAGCTCTATAGGAAAGGCTTTCACCTGCACACTGGTTAACGTGGTGTACTGGTACGCTTTCACAACAGCGTAATTTGCCTCCACATCTGCCAGACCCAGCAAGATGTACttccaccattttttctttaatatctGCAAAATATTTCCATCACCTACATTAAAAGAGAAGCATTCTGGATGTTACATTGTGGAAGAAAATGAAGAGGCATTCATTACAGCACCCATTACTGTTCTAAAGCTTGGAATCACTTATCATGTTAATAATTGAGTGATAACTTATagaatgtaaactgaaaaaaaggaacagCAAGACATTAAATGATAAACAATATACTGGAATGATCTGTTTATAGTAATGTTGTGAAGTAATCCGCCTTAGATTTGATCACACCTTTTCAAAAATGAGGTTTTTTGGGTGATAATTATGTTCGTTGTCAATGTTTTGGAGTCATGTTAGAATAATGTACAGCTATGTTCATCTTCCCGGCAGAtctaaattatattttatattagttATAGCTTTCTTCAAATTTTTAAGCAGTAAAGTAGTAGAGTAGTGGCATCATATTAGACATAATTCACATGCATCTGCAGCAAAACTGGCTTTATATTATTGAATACAGTGAATCCAGGCTTTGAACAGTATTGTACAATCACATGTATATGCTTGAATacccctgatcaaattacactgtttttcacatttctaTACGTTACCACATCCTCTGCAGGAAATAAGCCTAAGTATGTTATGTTCCTGAAAATATTAGTGCACAATTCCCTTtactttataataaaattttaaatataaaatgttccatAAGTTTTGCACAATCCaattttatagtttattttttacCCAGTATGTTACCCagtatttttaacaaataaacagtaattatgcattaaaatgtgcagaagtgtgatcTCTGCAGCTGGTGTCTTAATTTATTTTAGCAAAACATTGtccaggtgtgtccaaactttggAATATAAcggaatatcatcagcatattGGATGAGAAAGTAAAGTGACCTGTTCTGAAAagcagtgctgtagtgtaggagAGGAACAGAAGGGTGTAGTTGATGAAACTCTGTAGCATCGGTAAATCCAGGTGGTAGACCGAGGCCAGAAACTGAGAGGTCACTGCAGTGCCACAGATCAGCGCTGACAGACCCTGACCCATCAACAGTGTTTTCAGAAGCTGCCTAGGacaaatgtgcagaaatatcTAGTAAAATATGCACTGCTAAGTGAACATCTGAATAGCTTTAAATGAGGCTTCAGCTCTGTAGACTGCTTTCCTGGACATGGATTAAGGCTAACCTTGGGCTAAATTGCAGCGCTAATGTTCATTCAGTACTTAAAGTCAATATTAATGTAGGTTTAAGGCTGAACTTGGGTCTAGGAAACCGGTCATTTAGGATTTAACTttactgatttttatttatacatactTTGCAAGAACCTAATGTAGCCCCTGAATTGTCCTGAGCATACTGAGGAATGAAGGAAAAGATGCATCCCATGTAGTAAGACGGCATTTTTTCACTCACCATGTGAAAATATCTCTCCATTTGAAGCGCTGGAGTTGTCttgaaacttttccacaaagtgTTTCTCTTTGGTCGAGGCTCATCCTGCTGGATTTCTCCTGCTCTGTGTCAGTCATCGCCCTCTGAAGTGATCTGCTTGAAGTCTCTGGGAACATTGCTTCAAATGTTACGTCTTAACTAACTGGGGTCAATCATTTACAATTTGTGAAACAATTTGGCCACAAGgacgacagagagagacaaagcacGTTTTATGGTTCCAGGTGACAGTGAAGTCTACTATGTAACAAAAGTGCATAGACTGCTATAGGCCTCACACTCTTATTACTTTGGAAATAATGAGACGAGTAAAATTAAAAGTACCTTTCCAAAAAGTAACATAACTTGAGTAGAGGTGTAAAATCACACTTTAAAAGAGTTACTTAAGTACTGAGTTCCTTCTGAAACAACTGTGAAACTTCTTATTACATCCATTATTGATCAGCACAGAAACTGAAGTCTGTTAGGCTCTATACTTCtatttttggtctaaaacaaaGTGACAATTCCATCCAAATATTATTAAGTACATGTAAGTAGATGCTACCCATCACTGTTTTCCCCCTGAGATCCACTAAGGGCTTTGTGGGGTTTTATTTATTCGTAATTCAATCAACTTGACAATTTTCCAGCCTATATTTATCCTCATAATTAAACCAGCAGTTTAGTTACTGTGCCTTTCAGTccattgtatgtaaatgatctcagTTCTGACTGCAGTATTTATCATTCACAAAGCAGTCAATGAGTGGAGCTAAGGTGTTgtagactgaacacacagatgTATGTAAAGGCATTGGTTTTCTTCATATCTTGAGCTCATGGgatgtttttgcagctcagATTTCATAATTATGCTCTGTGGACCTGTGTAGGTGAGTTACCCGCAGAGCTCCAGTGCAGTGGGTGGCAGTAACGGCTGGGCTGGGTGTTGTTGCAGGTTCCGAGCTGCTACAGTCACAGCTCCCAGTCAGCCGGCTGCTGCAATGATGGAGGAGGACGAATTTGAGTTCGTGGAGGATTTGGATGCAATTTTACACCTTTCTCCTGAAGTGCGAGTGGCCATTGAACAGGTAGTTAGCTGTTATTTGAGAAAGCAGttagttattgtttatttttctcacGGTTTGCGGTGCGTAGTTAACGTTAGCGCGCTAGCCTGTCAGGGGCTAAGATAGCTATTAGCTTCTGTCTGTCAGTTTAAGTAGAAACTTCTTGAATTGACATTTCATGAATTGTATTAATCAGCATTTTTAACAAAGGACCAAATAAAACGCGTAACGTTAGTTATTTAGCGTTAACGTTTGCCATTGTTCGCTGTCTGTAGCGTTAACAGTTAGTTGATGGATAGGTTAAGTGACTAGCCTGATAGCTAACTAGCTTGGTACCATGTCTGCTAACGTTAAACGTAAATGACTGTCATTGCATTTCGTAGCTGTTAAtttatcaataaataaaaaaagggtgGACCAGGAGTTTGAAGACAACACTAAAAGGTGAAATAATGCTGCCATTACTCTTGACAGTTTAACAGCTATATTAGCGAGGCACACCTCATTGCTCTGGTTGCACTTGACGTTATGTTGTTTATGTGTTTTCATATATTCAGTGGTCTGTTTAGTGAAAAGGCAATTTAGCTCCAGCTTCTTTTTTCCTTGTTATCTCTTCATTTTAGGTTTTCCCCAGTCAAGATCCCCTTGATCGGCCAGACTTCAATGCTGTTGAATACATCAACACTTTGTTTCCTACTGAGCAGGTAGATCAAGTGATGGTTTCAAATGGGTCTAAATGACATCCTGAACgaaaaaggaaaatattgtCGCGTGTTGTCAGTTTTGTAAACGTAATGCTTGAACACAATGGTTTCATAGagtgaattacatttttaggGGTAAATCTCGGAATACAAGTAGCTACttttgtgtattattattttgctttcagttttgtatTATGGGCAACAGTACAGACCATGCTTTGGTATTCAGGTGGTCCCATGGTAGCTGGCTGCTCCATCTTTCGATGGCTGCTAACTCACTATGCATAGCAGCACTGATGTAACTTCAGTGactaaaaatgtttctttttgttttttaacagtTCCTTCTTaggaaatgctctttttttttagtttagtaaTGCAGTCCCCCACACTTTAATTGAGATCCTACACATCTTCTCTTTTGTCTGCAGCTTGAGAAATGTGTAAcaattcactctttccaccaGTATCTTGGGAAATTGGGCAAGTTTTCAGACTCACAAGAATGCTGTGGATTATTGTAAAGTTTTCCAGAGGTATTCCAGGCAAAATTACAGTTGTTTGATTATGAAGGACTGACTGGGTAAACCAGTTTGCTAGCACCACCAATGTTACATCTCTGTTAATAAAGATTTGAAGAATGCCTCACCGTTTTGTGGTTGAAGTAGGCTTAACAGTGACCTTTCTCCGAATTTATATTTGAGCATCAATTTTTCCATAATATACAACataatgtcatatttttcagtaatgtACAGCATGAGTTCATTAGTtcaatgtcagagaccacccagaATATTGATTTGGAGACATTCAGGGTGTCCAAGAGGACATACCAGATAccaggaccccctgtatttcACACCTTAGGCTTTAGTAGAacttaaattatattttaattttttaaaatgtaaaatatcaaaGGTTTAGGGGCAGAGCACAGTAATAATTTTTACAATAAGCATTTGATTGACCATGTTGTGCTAAGCCCCTTTTTCTTTAAACTTGGCCCACAGAACCCCTGTgattaatattacatattttacttttcattttgccatcatttctttttttttaccactaGGCAGCGCTATTGCCCTTCAGTAGGAGTCCATTAAAAATTAggagggaacttcaaaagagtTTTTGTTCTGCTGCAAGTTAGAATATACATTACATCTTTCTGTTAACAGTCACTGGCAAACATAGACGAAGTGGTGAACAAGATTCGCCTGAAAATCAGGTGAGATTTTCATCTGGCACAAAAAATGTTCTGACATAATGTGCACACACTCTATACAAGTGATTCTCACACCAGAGGCCtgaaagtttttatttattattttttgttattttatttgatcaGGCGTCTGGATGATAACATCAGGACAGTGGTGAGGGGACAGACTAATGTGGGACAGGATGGCAGGCAGGTGAGTGTCTTCAGTCCACCTTTCCATGGTCTCgcaaacaagatttttttttttttttgttcatgccAGTTCATTTCCGAAGAGTCTGGTGTATTTGTGTCCATTAATGTGGCCAAGAACTGGCCGCTTTGAGATGATGGGCTGTTGACTGATATGCAAAACAACCAGCCACAGACTGTTCTTTTTTGTGATGTGTAAGGACAGGCAGTTTGCAAAATGGAGCTTTAGGGAGGTGTAGTCTAACGAAGGGTTTCTCAACCCTTGGGCTGTGAAGCCCCCGCTTTTGGTCCTTTGGCCAGTATTGGGGGTGGTCCGTAGTGGTCTGTCAGCTGTACTTTGTAATAAAAatcaatgaagaaaaaaaaaaatagactttttgaaattttaaattgttttaaaacagtaagTAAGATTAATAGAAGCTGtgtaacagtggtgtacagAGCAGCTTCAACTGTTTCTTGACCCTTGCCTCACACAAAATATGTTTAGTTGTTCATTCTGGACCGTAAAAAAGGACGACAAATGCAATGCAGAAAATTATACTTAATTTGTTACCATTCTCCTTGTTTTCTAGTAGAAAACAGTTTACTTAATCCTGATctgttaatattttatgttcagtTACATATGTTGCATACTGTGAGGATTGCCGCTTAAGCATCACGCTGTTGAAAATTGCccaaaaatctttttgaaatttttaagcaaaaaagtttatttttgttttccttttagcTTTCTAATAATAAATAGCTGATGGCTGAGAACCTTTGGTCTAATGTTCACTTACGTCATTTAAAAAAGatctttattatattttttagatttGTATTTCTAGGGTAATATATTTAGATTGATATAGTATTTAGATGCATCTCTGATTTAATTTCGATTACAAGGCAGTAGTTCTTATGGGTTCTTATGAGCTTTATGTTTGTTGCATGTATTTATTgtccttgtttttctttgttgtccTTGTTCTTTGTTTCCCACACTACCAATTTGAGGCTGATTCACTCCTCCCTGTAATCGCAAAAGATCTCCTGACATCAGGGTGATCTTAAACAATGATCTTCCCAGATTTCCCTGTGGTGTGGGGTGTCTATAATCCAATCTTTACTACCCCCTGTCCACTTTGGGCTACCCCGAttgtaaatattaaacatgtttaatacTTATGAACATACGTGTTCTGTAGTGTGGGGTGGACGCCGATTCTCTGGTGTGAAACGTCCTGTTGACATTGTGCCTGACagacatgtatgtatgtgtgaatgtgtgtattcATTTCAAGCTTACGTTGCAGCATGTatacatgttgctgaccccttattttcagtgttagttttatccacatttttttcttctgcttggCTTTTTCTGTGCAGAAAGCACACACCACCAGCATAGTAATAGCCGTGCTGTCATCTGCCATGTTTGTTTAGATCTAATGTCACGTTTATTTGCTAGCAACTCCCACGATGTTTTGGGAATTGGAGCCACTGTTCGAAACTCTTGTTCGGTCATAATCTGAAAGTGTTTAATTCAGGGCAGATCGTGTAGAGTGGGGACTTTGCTGTCCGATGACGGTCAAGGACAGAAAAATTGGTGAAAAATGTCATTATATATGGGGTCTCAtgtttaagatttttaaaatcctGTATTGTAAAATTTCTTGTTGTGGTCATAAATATTGCCAATAAATATTGAATCTGAATCTGTTATGTTATGCTTTGAAATGACTGTTCCTTTTGTTAATATGTTCTTTTAGCATTCTCATTTGAGAGGGTTTATGGAAGGGATGTCATGTTTGTATGATCTGAAGGTTTGCTGTTGGGACAGGAGGAAGATGAATTAGTGAGCTTTGCTCTAAGGCATCAGCATGTGAATGAAGAAAGCTGCTCTTGTTTGAAGCTGTGGTGATGGATGTGGCACCAGAATCTGTGGGCTGCCCCTTCTGCCTGTTCAGACACAAATCTCTTCCAGCTTCACTGCTTAACCTGTTAGGTCTTGCTAATCAACAGCAAACCCAGTCTCAGTAATTTGTACACCAGATTGTCAGTGACATTTAATAATTGTCCATGCTGTCACTTGTGTTGTTCATCCATTTCACTACTGTGGAACAGGCTAGGATTAGTCATAGTTGTCACATACCCAGCCTCAGGCTGTCTCCCTCTTGCTTTGGAAGAGAAGACACATTCCCCTGGATTTCCCTGTTCTCCACTATGGTTTCATTCCACATTGTGGTTTGGTGTCCTGCTGCTTCTTGGAGCTGGTGGAAAACCTTGATTCAACACAGATCCATGCTCAATCAGGACGGCAGGCAGAGGTGAAATGTGACACCTGATTGTGAGGTATGAGTCAGGGCTAGCAAGGGTTTAGAAGGGTCTGGTGGTCCCCTGTTATCCCGTTTACTCTGGTATGTGGAAAGTGCTTGTGGCTGGGCTGGTTCTCTGGACCAGGGCTTGGAGCTTCAAGGCCTGTAGCCTTCTGAGATGTTTCCACAAGGCAAAAAAAATCCTTTCTGCAGATGAAAATACAATGAGGTGTGGGCTACAGATGTAGGGGCTAGGGGCTGTTGGAGGAGAGTGCATAGATTGGAAAACACACCGCTTGTCCTTTGTTTAGTCTAAGTAGTGTTTATCATTAGGGTGGAGACATCTGCTTCTGAAGCGTGGTCTCGGGGGCATGCATGATGATAATCCTAGCTgtgtggaggtggtggagaaTGTATGCTTTTAGAGTGTTCTCAGACTCCctcttgtatttttttaaagggcAAAAGTTGGCATTCTGCATTAGGGAAACAATTTGTCCATTTAGGTTgagagtgagtcagtgagtgctCTTTGATGGTGAGTTGGAGCTGAAGACAAGATAAGTAGCATCTCCTGCATTGTACTGCGGTCATGCCACAGATGTTCGCCCTGTTTAAATGCCTTATggagaaaaatctgaaaaaaactcCTATTGTCTGCCTGCTGAGTGGATTCACTCTCTGACAGGAATGGGTAGCTGTGCACCCCAGGAAAACTTTGGTTCAGTGCCCAGTGCCTTGTTTTGGAGAAATCTTTTGTTTTATCTGTTGAATTTCAAAGGCTTCCCCTGTAGCTGTACTTTTTTGTGTTA encodes:
- the slc35f2l gene encoding solute carrier family 35 member F2 isoform X1 codes for the protein MTDTEQEKSSRMSLDQRETLCGKVSRQLQRFKWRDIFTWQLLKTLLMGQGLSALICGTAVTSQFLASVYHLDLPMLQSFINYTLLFLSYTTALLFRTGDGNILQILKKKWWKYILLGLADVEANYAVVKAYQYTTLTSVQLLDCFIIPVLMILSWFFLKARYRIIHYVAVCVCLAGVGAMVGADLLAGRDQGSTGNILLGDGLVILSATLYAVSNVCQEYTVKNQSRVEFLGMLGLFGTLISGIQLAVLEHVQLASIQWTWQIAVVLSGFTLCMYTLYSCMPMVMKLTSATAVNLSLLTADLFSLFCGLFLFQYSFSGLYIVSLVVITVGFIMFNAVPTPNSSPESVSGEGGYDNQAADFDEEGRMGSAVEVTSEHQEKEKETDSRGRKHPSENRECVVISSAEL
- the slc35f2l gene encoding solute carrier family 35 member F2 isoform X2 → MERYFHMLLKTLLMGQGLSALICGTAVTSQFLASVYHLDLPMLQSFINYTLLFLSYTTALLFRTGDGNILQILKKKWWKYILLGLADVEANYAVVKAYQYTTLTSVQLLDCFIIPVLMILSWFFLKARYRIIHYVAVCVCLAGVGAMVGADLLAGRDQGSTGNILLGDGLVILSATLYAVSNVCQEYTVKNQSRVEFLGMLGLFGTLISGIQLAVLEHVQLASIQWTWQIAVVLSGFTLCMYTLYSCMPMVMKLTSATAVNLSLLTADLFSLFCGLFLFQYSFSGLYIVSLVVITVGFIMFNAVPTPNSSPESVSGEGGYDNQAADFDEEGRMGSAVEVTSEHQEKEKETDSRGRKHPSENRECVVISSAEL